The following are encoded in a window of Penicillium oxalicum strain HP7-1 chromosome II, whole genome shotgun sequence genomic DNA:
- a CDS encoding Lysophospholipase encodes MKITGWIFGTALALNELGVCCVTPPRSSSARSRCGTLLKSLSSSSLVPVLTPDRGAGAVAAPSAVDPEEFSLALIGRALPNAPDGYVPANVSCPAVRPSIRSAAKLSPNETSWLQTRHKKTLSAMKDFFGHVKVGDLDVNAYLNKHANNASNLPNIGIAVSGGGYRALMNGAGAIKAFDSRSNNGSTSGHLGGLLQSATYLSGLSGGSWLLGSIYINNFTTISSLQTNEKGGVWQFDNSILEGPDTGGIQLLDSASYYKDLAEAVQGKADAGYNTSITDVWGRALSYQMFNSSNGGIDYTWSSIALAQDFIDGNYPLPLVVADGRRPGEKVIASNSTVFEFNPWEFGTWDPTIFGFAPLEYIGSPFNGGSIPSSAPCVRGFDNAGFIIGTSSSLFNQFILQLNTTSLPTFVKNIFANILGKLDKADNDIAVYEPNPFYHYNNKTSPYASQPDLDLVDGGEDLQNIPLHPLIQPERHVDVIFAVDSSADTDHNWPNGTALVATYERSLNGTGIGNGTVFPAVPDQNTFVNLGLNTRPTFFGCNSSNMTGPAPLVVYIPNYPYSTMSNVSTFTLSYNNTQRDEIILNGYEVATMANSTRDKNWSSCVGCAILARSFERTGTALPSICTQCFSDYCWNGTTNSTNPNEYAPNMLLAVQAAENGAAVLLPTLLSVVLASSVALFGLI; translated from the exons ATGAAGATCACCGGGTGGATCTTTGGCACGGCTCTGGCCCTAAATG AGCTTGGAGTCTGTTGCGTCACCCCCCCccgctcttcttctgcaagGTCCCGCTGTGGCACTCTCCTCAAAAGTTTGTCGTCCTCTTCGCTCGTCCCCGTGCTAACCCCGGATCGTGGAGCAGGTGCCGTTGCCGCGCCTAGTGCGGTAGACCCTGAGGAATTCTCTCTGGCCCTCATCGGACGAGCTCTGCCAAATGCTCCCGATGGATATGTTCCGGCGAATGTGAGCTGCCCAGCGGTGCGCCCGTCGATCCGCAGCGCGGCCAAGCTGTCGCCCAACGAGACGTCATGGCTCCAGACACGTCACAAGAAGACACTGTCTGCCATGAAGGACTTCTTTGGTCATGTCAAGGTCGGTGACCTGGATGTGAATGCATACCTCAACAAGCACGCCAACAACGCCTCAAACCTGCCAAACATTGGAATCGCCGTGTCGGGCGGTGGTTACCGTGCCTTGATGAACGGGGCTGGTGCCATCAAGGCGTTTGACAGTCGATCCAACAATGGCTCGACCAGTGGTCACCTGGGTGGCTTGCTGCAGTCAGCGACCTACCTCTCGGGCCTGAGCGGAGGAAGCTGGCTGTTGGGGTCCATCTACATCAACAACTTCaccaccatctcctcgctGCAGACGAACGAGAAAGGTGGAGTCTGGCAATTTGACAACTCGATCCTCGAGGGTCCTGATACCGGTGGTATCCAGCTCCTCGATTCCGCCAGCTACTACAAGGACCTGGCCGAGGCGGTGCAGGGCAAGGCGGATGCTGGATACAACACCTCCATCACCGACGTCTG GGGTCGTGCCTTGTCCTACCAGATGTTTAACTCCAGCAATGGCGGGATCGATTACACGTGGTCATCCATTGCCCTCGCTCAGGACTTTATCGATGGCAACTACCCCTTGCCCCTCGTTGTGGCCGACGGTCGCAGACCGGGTGAAAAGGTCATTGCCAGCAACTCCACCGTGTTTGAATTCAACCCCTGGGAGTTTGGCACTTGGGATCCCACCATCTTCGGCTTTGCTCCCCTGGAGTACATTGGCTCCCCGTTCAACGGCGGTTCGATTCCCAGCAGTGCCCCGTGTGTTCGTGGCTTCGACAACGCTGGGTTCATCATCGGTACCTCGTCGAGTCTGTTCAACCAGTTCATTCTGCAACTCAACACGACATCGCTACCCACCTTTGTGAAGAACATCTTCGCCAACATCCTGGGCAAGCTGGACAAGGCTGACAACGATATCGCTGTTTACGAACCCAATCCCTTCTACCACTACAACAACAAGACTTCCCCCTATGCCTCCCAACCTGATCTCGATCtcgttgatggtggtgaagatCTTCAGAACATCCCCCTACACCCGTTGATTCAGCCCGAGCGCCATGTCGATGTGATCTTCGCGGTCGATTCCTCCGCCGACACCGACCACAATTGGCCAAACGGCACTGCGCTGGTCGCAACCTACGAGCGTAGCCTGAACGGCACTGGAATCGGCAATGGCACTGTCTTCCCCGCCGTCCCGGACCAAAACACCTTTGTCAACCTCGGCCTCAACACCCGACCTACCTTTTTTGGCTGCAACAGCTCCAATATGACCGGTCCCGCCCCCTTGGTCGTCTACATTCCCAACTATCCGTACTCAACCATGTCCAATGTGAGCACCTTCACTCTGTCGTACAACAACACCCAGCGCGACGAGATCATCCTGAACGGCTATGAAGTCGCCACCATGGCCAACAGCACGCGCGACAAGAACTGGTCCTCGTGTGTCGGCTGTGCGATTCTCGCCCGCTCCTTTGAGCGAACAGGCACTGCGCTCCCCAGCATCTGTACTCAGTGCTTCTCGGATTACTGCTGGAATGGTACCACCAACTCCACCAATCCTAACGAGTATGCCCCGAACATGCTTCTCGCCGTTCAGGCGGCGGAAAACGGTGCCGCCGTGCTGCTGCCAACTCTCTTGTCCGTGGTGCTGGCGAGCAGCGTCGCTCTCTTCGGCTTGATCTAA